The following coding sequences lie in one Synechococcus sp. CC9902 genomic window:
- a CDS encoding phospholipase D-like domain-containing protein, whose protein sequence is MVCLEDVLKLSPLLLGLVVFCGCSQRGELVGAASVDQLDVPDQIAVGFNHHQRNRYQSPLSGEWRDGDDIEQMLVQAIELAQHEILVAVQELSTPTIAEALIAAQHRGVTVQVILENNYSTPWTEQTPSQLKSHQRQRWHQLEQLADQNRDGTTTPEEAKRGDAIGLLRDHHIPIIDDTEDGSRGSGLMHHKFVVIDRTIVLTGSANFTSSGIHGDANRPRTRGNVNHILRFQSDALAALFRQEFGTMWGDGPGGKQNSRFGLQKESTGVSTVMVGESRVDVLFTPHRKHNPKHGLNWVEKQLDEAGKSIDMALFVFTAQQLADALQRRVNAGVQIRLIADPSFASRSFSEVLDLLGVALPDRNCKLEQDNQPFNKGHKGVGTPRLARGDKLHHKFAVIDNKIVLTGSFNWSPSAAHTNDETLLVIHSDLLAKHFTREMDRLWDTAELGITPHIQRKLDRQRIRCGDGVERG, encoded by the coding sequence ATGGTGTGCCTAGAGGATGTGCTGAAACTCAGCCCGCTGCTTCTTGGATTGGTAGTTTTTTGCGGCTGCAGCCAACGCGGCGAGTTGGTTGGAGCCGCTTCAGTAGATCAGCTCGACGTTCCAGACCAAATCGCGGTGGGATTCAACCACCATCAGCGCAACCGTTACCAGTCACCCCTCTCAGGGGAGTGGCGCGACGGTGACGACATTGAGCAGATGCTGGTCCAAGCCATTGAGCTTGCCCAACACGAAATTCTGGTCGCTGTCCAAGAGTTATCAACGCCAACGATTGCAGAGGCACTGATCGCAGCCCAGCATCGCGGGGTGACGGTTCAGGTGATTCTTGAAAACAACTACAGCACCCCCTGGACGGAACAAACACCAAGCCAACTCAAGTCCCATCAACGCCAACGCTGGCATCAGCTTGAACAGCTTGCTGATCAAAATAGGGATGGCACAACCACCCCAGAGGAAGCCAAACGGGGTGACGCCATTGGGTTGCTGAGAGACCATCACATCCCAATCATTGACGACACGGAAGATGGAAGTCGCGGCAGTGGCCTGATGCACCACAAATTTGTGGTGATTGATCGAACGATCGTTCTCACAGGCAGCGCCAATTTCACCAGTTCAGGCATACACGGCGATGCCAACCGACCCAGAACACGCGGCAATGTGAATCACATCCTGCGATTCCAGAGCGATGCGTTGGCAGCACTGTTTCGGCAAGAATTCGGAACCATGTGGGGAGATGGACCGGGGGGAAAGCAAAACAGCCGCTTTGGCCTCCAAAAAGAATCCACTGGCGTCAGCACAGTGATGGTGGGTGAAAGCCGCGTGGACGTTTTGTTCACTCCCCACCGAAAACACAACCCAAAGCATGGATTGAACTGGGTCGAGAAACAGTTGGACGAGGCAGGCAAAAGCATCGACATGGCCTTGTTTGTGTTTACGGCACAACAACTGGCTGATGCACTTCAACGGAGAGTGAATGCTGGGGTGCAGATTCGACTGATTGCCGATCCAAGCTTCGCGAGCCGTTCATTTTCAGAAGTGCTCGATCTTCTTGGCGTGGCTCTACCGGATCGCAACTGCAAACTTGAACAAGACAATCAACCCTTCAACAAAGGCCACAAGGGCGTGGGAACCCCACGCCTCGCCCGCGGCGACAAGCTCCACCACAAATTCGCTGTAATCGACAACAAAATAGTGCTGACAGGGTCATTTAATTGGAGCCCCTCAGCTGCCCACACCAACGACGAAACACTGCTGGTGATTCATTCAGATCTCCTCGCTAAACACTTCACTCGTGAGATGGATCGCCTCTGGGACACCGCAGAGCTAGGGATCACACCGCACATCCAACGCAAACTCGACCGTCAGCGGATCCGTTGCGGCGATGGCGTGGAGAGGGGTTAA